A genomic stretch from Anoplolepis gracilipes chromosome 16, ASM4749672v1, whole genome shotgun sequence includes:
- the LOC140674736 gene encoding uncharacterized protein yields the protein MSRLLLWILTSVDLWTNFSRAILLYSQNALYQFTLGISTPVAMSKRGTIAFSSGFQLNFALPWNLSQFESTIIPARHIRDLNLQETYVAIENLLDEHGWQDGRQCLLRTICELAETPLRRTQGQDVLEEMIHLILTPTEDSPVAINSSHRSVNKLYQEAERLGRSGGDCILMYPDCVASPLESFTEIVFP from the exons ATGTCGCGACTGCTTTTATGGATACTCACATCCGTTGACCTTTGGACGAATTTTTCGAGGGCGATACTGCTGTATTCCCAGAACGCCTTGTATCag TTTACTCTGGGTATTTCGACACCGGTGGCGATGTCAAAAAGGGGCACCATAGCCTTCAGCTCGGGATTTCAACTCAATTTTGCTCTACCATGGAATCTGTCGCAGTTCGAATCAACGATAATTCCTGCGAGACACATTAGGGATCTCAATTTGCAGGAAACCTACGTCGCCATTGAAAATCTGTTGGACGA ACACGGCTGGCAGGATGGTAGGCAGTGCCTTTTGAGGACCATTTGCGAACTCGCGGAGACGCCTCTTCGCAGGACCCAAGGACAGGACGTCCTCGAGGAAATGATTCACTTAATTTTAAC GCCCACGGAGGACTCGCCGGTAGCGATTAATTCCAGTCACCGAAGCGTCAACAAATTGTATCAGGAAGCCGAACGATTGGGAAGGTCTGGCGGCGATTGCATCCTAATGTATCCCGATTGCGTCGCGTCACCGTTGGAATCATTTACCGAGATTGTATTTCCTTGA